From the Deltaproteobacteria bacterium genome, the window TGGTGTTCTCGCGCCGCGGCTTCAACATCGAGAGCCTGGTGGTCTCGGCCGGCGCCGAGGGGCGCTTCTCGCGCATGACGATCGTCTGCTCGGGGGACGCCGAGGATCTGGACCAGATCATCAAGCAGCTCGCCAAGCTCGTCGACGTGGTGCACGCGATCGACCACACAGGCGACGAGAGCTACGAGACCGAGATCGCGCTGGTGAAGCTCTTCGCGCCGCTCGACAGCCGCACGCAGATCCTGCAGGTCGCGGAGCACTTCAAGGCCAAGGTGGTCGACTACGGCTCGGACTCGCTGATTCTGCAGGTGCACGGCCCGAGCGAGAAGCTCGACGCCTTCGTCGATCTGCTGCGTCCCTTCAAGCTGGCGGAGCTGGTGCGCTCCGGAAAGCTCTTGATGGCGCGCGGCGTGCGCGTGACCTGACCGGATTCGACCCGAAGGAGAACGACGATGACGGCGGGCTCGACGCCCTCGCTGAAGCCCCGCTGGGCGGCCGGCGAAGTCACGCTCGGCGCCTGGTGCATGATGCCGGGCGCGCTCGGCGTCGAGACCGTAGGTCGGCTCGGCTTCGATTGGGTCCTGGTCGACATGCAGCACGGCTGCATGGACTACACCGGCGCGCTCGACATGATCCGCGCCGCGGACCTCGCGGGCGTGCCCGCGATCGTCCGTGTGCCCTGGAACGAG encodes:
- the ilvN gene encoding acetolactate synthase small subunit, whose product is MAAPALAPAPSPAPRLPLHTISLFVNNKPGVLVRVCLVFSRRGFNIESLVVSAGAEGRFSRMTIVCSGDAEDLDQIIKQLAKLVDVVHAIDHTGDESYETEIALVKLFAPLDSRTQILQVAEHFKAKVVDYGSDSLILQVHGPSEKLDAFVDLLRPFKLAELVRSGKLLMARGVRVT